A portion of the Candidatus Melainabacteria bacterium genome contains these proteins:
- the rfbH gene encoding lipopolysaccharide biosynthesis protein RfbH: MSKAQALRQQILALVEQFHDEAYPKQEFVPGQSAVPVSGRVYDGSDISMLVDSSLDFWLTTGRFAEEFEKTFAEFVGTRHALLCNSGSSANLLALSALTSDKLGDRQLKPGDEVVTVAAGFPTTVNPIVQNNLVPVFVDIELATYDPTPERLHAAISPKTKAIMIAHTLGNPFNIAAVKELAKEHGLWLIEDNCDALGSKYDGKMTGTFGDLATVSFYPAHHITMGEGGCVLTNSGPIKTLVESFRDWGRDCWCAPGVSDTCGKRFQWQLGDLPFGYDHKYIYSHIGYNLKLTDMQAAVGVSQLKKLPSFIAARKKNWKFLSDKLQPYRDYFILPEATENSDPSWFGFLITLTEKAPFTRTDLVRYLESKRIGTRQLFAGNLTRQPAYKNVPHRIVGDLTNTDIVMTNSFWVGVYPGLDEPMLQYIVDSIAEFVRN; encoded by the coding sequence GTGTCTAAAGCTCAAGCACTCAGACAGCAAATTCTGGCGCTGGTCGAACAGTTTCATGACGAAGCATACCCGAAGCAGGAGTTCGTGCCCGGTCAGTCCGCTGTACCTGTCTCAGGAAGAGTCTACGATGGATCAGATATCAGCATGCTGGTCGACTCATCTCTCGACTTCTGGTTGACCACAGGTAGATTTGCCGAAGAATTCGAAAAGACTTTTGCCGAGTTCGTCGGAACAAGACACGCTCTTCTGTGCAATTCAGGCTCGTCAGCCAATCTGCTCGCCTTGTCTGCGCTCACCTCTGACAAGCTTGGCGACCGGCAACTAAAGCCAGGTGATGAAGTGGTGACAGTAGCAGCGGGATTTCCAACTACGGTCAATCCGATTGTACAAAACAATTTGGTACCAGTGTTTGTTGACATAGAACTAGCCACTTACGATCCGACTCCAGAACGATTACATGCCGCAATCAGCCCAAAAACAAAAGCAATTATGATCGCCCACACTTTAGGGAATCCATTCAACATCGCGGCAGTCAAAGAGCTAGCAAAAGAGCATGGACTCTGGCTTATCGAAGACAACTGCGATGCACTGGGCTCAAAATACGATGGAAAAATGACCGGCACTTTCGGCGATCTGGCGACAGTAAGCTTCTATCCAGCGCATCACATCACCATGGGTGAAGGCGGATGCGTGCTGACGAATAGTGGACCAATAAAAACTCTGGTCGAATCATTCCGCGACTGGGGACGCGATTGTTGGTGCGCGCCAGGCGTCTCAGATACATGTGGCAAACGCTTCCAGTGGCAGCTTGGTGATTTGCCGTTTGGTTACGACCACAAGTACATCTACAGCCACATCGGATACAACTTGAAGTTGACTGATATGCAAGCAGCGGTCGGTGTTTCGCAGTTGAAGAAGCTGCCGTCATTCATTGCAGCAAGAAAGAAAAATTGGAAGTTTCTGAGTGATAAACTGCAACCTTATCGGGATTATTTCATACTACCTGAAGCGACAGAGAACAGCGACCCGAGCTGGTTTGGCTTCCTGATCACACTGACAGAAAAAGCACCTTTTACCCGAACAGATCTTGTGCGCTATTTAGAAAGCAAGCGTATTGGCACACGACAATTGTTCGCGGGAAACCTGACAAGACAGCCAGCTTACAAGAATGTGCCGCACCGCATTGTCGGTGACTTGACCAACACAGACATCGTAATGACGAACAGCTTCTGGGTCGGGGTCTATCCGGGCTTAGACGAACCGATGCTTCAATACATCGTAGACAGCATCGCAGAATTCGTACGTAACTAA